In Pseudomonadota bacterium, a genomic segment contains:
- the tuf gene encoding elongation factor Tu (EF-Tu; promotes GTP-dependent binding of aminoacyl-tRNA to the A-site of ribosomes during protein biosynthesis; when the tRNA anticodon matches the mRNA codon, GTP hydrolysis results; the inactive EF-Tu-GDP leaves the ribosome and release of GDP is promoted by elongation factor Ts; many prokaryotes have two copies of the gene encoding EF-Tu), giving the protein EMVMPGDNIAMEVKLIAPIAMDEGLRFAIREGGRTVGAGVVASIIE; this is encoded by the coding sequence CGAGATGGTGATGCCGGGCGACAACATCGCCATGGAAGTGAAGCTGATCGCTCCCATCGCCATGGACGAGGGCCTGCGCTTTGCCATCCGCGAGGGCGGCCGCACCGTCGGCGCCGGCGTCGTCGCGTCGATCATCGAATAG